One part of the Vicia villosa cultivar HV-30 ecotype Madison, WI linkage group LG6, Vvil1.0, whole genome shotgun sequence genome encodes these proteins:
- the LOC131613665 gene encoding protein MAIN-LIKE 2-like, which translates to MSFLWFGDKHRGTPEHVALADPEHFRTRTHKKLDPPAVIVPYLERSGFATVARIPHIHTDTSFVMALLERWRPESHTFHFPTGECTITLEDVSMLLGLRVNGKAVTGPTEVDLDMWEEFLGVQPPRIALKGRMILISWLKSLLANNPINENSTLVHLTTYTRIFNLLLIGLSLMPDKSSKHVHIMWVPLLQDLEECNTYSWGSAVLCYLYSEMCKSVNVEVDGMGGCVELLQAWGYTRLPFLAPITPQLPSYPYAARWAAKKKKNEGYPSTLSPWIP; encoded by the exons ATGTCTTTCTTGTGGTTTGGTGATAAACATAGGGGAACACCCGAACATGTTGCG ctTGCTGATCCTGAACATTTTAGAACAAGGACCCATAAAAAATTAGATCCTCCTGCTGTTATTGTACCTTACTTGGAGAGATCCGGTTTTGCAACCGTAGCAAGGATACCACATATCCATACAGACACAAGTTTCGTAATGGCATTACTCGAAAGATGGAGGCCCGAATCACATACATTTCATTTTCCAACTGGTGAGTGTACCATAACGTTGGAAGATGTGAGTATGTTACTGGGTCTACGTGTCAATGGTAAGGCTGTAACCGGTCCTACCGAAGTAGACTTGGACATGTGGGAAGAATTTTTGGGCGTTCAACCACCACGTATAGCTTTAAAAGGTCGGATGATTCTAATCTCTTGGCTTAAATCACTATTAGCTAATAATCCGATAAATGAAAATTCAACTTTGGTACACTTAACAACATACACTAGAATTTTTAATCTGCTTTTAATTGGCTTATCTCTAATGCCCGATAAAAGTAGTAAACATGTGCACATCATGTGGGTGCCATTGCTACAAGATTTGGAGGAATGCAATACATATAGCTGGGGATCAGCCGTGTTATGCTATCTTTATAGCGAAATGTGTAAGTCGGTAAACGTGGAAGTCGATGGAATGGGAGGGTGTGTTGAACTGCTCCAAGCTTGGGGATATACTCGATTGCCTTTTTTGGCACCCATCACTCCGCAGCTACCATCATATCCGTACGCTGCGag GTGGGctgcaaagaagaaaaaaaatgaaggatACCCCTCGACATTGTCTCCTTGGATACCGTAA